A part of Bacillus spongiae genomic DNA contains:
- a CDS encoding catalase family protein, with translation MNNEMETSKFETIPNGEPALIENMENLLKEKMERVYAKGNTKRDAHPKHLALLQGEFTVEPNLPPELKVGLFEKENTYSAWIRISNASGTVQSDKKKDFRGFAIKLMGVDGEKYENNVEKETQDFVLMSHPTMPLGTVKLFHDAVYYSLKWSPIILLLRMVATGNGSKMRELSNGRKNHTSPLDIRYWSTTPYLFGDNQVVKYSVIPTSKYKSTLPEPLTDTYLTDNIEKHLTDEEASFDFLIQFQKDPKQMPIEDAGVEWKEAASPFIKVATIKIPPQIFRTKQRDDLAEEFSFSPGHTLKEHSPLGGINRARVEIYRNLSAYRHDRDNRIMNEPKT, from the coding sequence ATGAATAACGAAATGGAGACATCAAAATTTGAAACGATTCCAAATGGGGAACCTGCTTTAATAGAAAATATGGAAAACTTATTAAAGGAAAAAATGGAGCGGGTTTACGCGAAAGGAAATACAAAAAGGGATGCACACCCTAAGCATCTTGCCCTCTTACAAGGAGAATTTACTGTTGAACCCAATCTTCCTCCTGAACTTAAAGTAGGGTTATTTGAAAAAGAGAATACTTATTCAGCCTGGATTCGAATTTCAAATGCTAGCGGCACCGTACAATCTGACAAGAAGAAGGATTTTCGGGGGTTTGCAATTAAGCTTATGGGAGTTGACGGAGAAAAATATGAAAATAATGTAGAAAAGGAAACACAAGACTTCGTATTAATGAGTCATCCTACGATGCCATTAGGCACGGTAAAACTGTTCCATGATGCGGTATATTATAGTTTAAAATGGTCACCCATTATTTTGTTACTTAGAATGGTGGCAACTGGGAATGGGAGTAAAATGAGAGAATTAAGCAACGGAAGGAAAAATCATACATCACCTCTAGATATTCGTTATTGGAGTACAACTCCTTATTTGTTTGGAGACAATCAAGTTGTGAAATATTCCGTTATCCCAACCTCTAAGTATAAAAGTACATTACCTGAACCATTAACCGACACGTATTTAACAGATAATATTGAAAAACATTTAACGGATGAGGAAGCAAGCTTTGATTTTCTCATTCAATTTCAGAAAGATCCTAAACAAATGCCAATAGAAGATGCTGGAGTTGAGTGGAAAGAAGCAGCTTCTCCCTTTATAAAGGTGGCTACTATTAAAATTCCTCCACAAATTTTCAGAACGAAACAGCGAGATGACTTGGCAGAAGAGTTTTCATTTTCACCAGGGCATACTTTAAAGGAACATAGCCCGTTAGGCGGGATTAACCGTGCGAGGGTTGAGATATACCGCAACCTTTCTGCTTATAGGCATGACAGAGATAATAGAATAATGAATGAACCAAAAACATGA
- a CDS encoding creatininase family protein: protein MLSYKDSTTKLVQSGTDTAIISVGATEQFGPYLPMHLDTLIAEKYAEAFGKVLNAYVLPTLPFNTSEEHANCKGTVTVSPTVLMTMLEEIVVNLNRQGFKKFVLCNGHGGAYWEASFVKQINYKYPELILVTAHRYLAWEEALEESGLQGLNELHGGLLSVCTAMWLCPDLVELKPMGSAVPPENRMFADYIFWDKLTEDGCWGQFDPNEYTPQQLSEIGETFWTSFISKRSEIIGTIVEEAFQKKCRQKETIL from the coding sequence ATGTTAAGTTATAAAGACTCTACTACAAAGCTTGTTCAAAGTGGTACGGATACGGCCATTATTTCTGTGGGTGCAACAGAACAATTCGGTCCCTATTTACCTATGCACTTAGATACTTTAATTGCAGAGAAGTATGCAGAAGCATTCGGGAAAGTGTTAAACGCCTATGTTTTACCTACTTTGCCCTTTAATACTTCGGAAGAACATGCCAATTGTAAAGGGACAGTGACAGTCAGTCCTACTGTATTAATGACGATGCTAGAAGAAATAGTCGTTAACTTGAATCGACAAGGTTTTAAGAAGTTTGTTTTATGTAATGGTCATGGCGGTGCATATTGGGAGGCCTCTTTTGTAAAGCAAATTAATTACAAATACCCTGAATTAATATTGGTGACAGCTCATCGATATTTAGCTTGGGAAGAAGCTTTAGAAGAGTCAGGACTTCAAGGCTTAAATGAATTGCATGGCGGTCTGTTATCGGTATGTACGGCTATGTGGTTATGTCCCGATTTAGTTGAGCTTAAACCAATGGGGTCGGCGGTACCACCAGAGAATAGAATGTTTGCAGATTATATCTTTTGGGATAAATTAACAGAGGATGGATGTTGGGGACAATTTGATCCGAATGAATATACTCCTCAACAATTGTCTGAGATAGGGGAAACTTTTTGGACTTCGTTCATTTCTAAACGAAGTGAGATCATTGGAACGATTGTGGAAGAGGCGTTTCAGAAGAAATGTCGTCAAAAGGAGACAATTTTGTAG